Proteins from a genomic interval of Lolium perenne isolate Kyuss_39 chromosome 1, Kyuss_2.0, whole genome shotgun sequence:
- the LOC127305669 gene encoding protein GRAVITROPIC IN THE LIGHT 1, producing MLQKFALAFKTKTIEFFAEEDEEDEYAAAGEGGVLAGQRVFVLKPDPHNPSPAGGDGENGSASGEEAAAAAAAALATVSSFQAAYLHLQAAHTPFLPDAAAAADALAVSHLRRLSELKRLASGGAPADDGSLALTAHLEDQVRENQALLRSFDAVVNRLQAALDAKDAAAASLRWEHAALADGNARLAGRLDRALAPQPGAGGGDALGAMLSASVFDSVLRDALRVAHRFTRALADLLRCAGWDLADAAAAAYPGVAYSKQGHCRYALLSRVCLSMFDGFDSYQFGGTSDASAVEGIELAIRRNESLQQFIEHSDADPMELMSSSPDCQFAQFCDRKYKQLIHPGLESSLFGNSDCGALPVMATVGPLYEMFITMASSIWTLHRLAWAYDPAVGIFQVSRGAEYSSVYMESIVRPKAFSASKEVGKTVRPKVGFTVVPGFRLGGTVIQCRVYLES from the coding sequence ATGCTCCAGAAGTTCGCGCTCGCGTTCAAGACCAAGACCATCGAGTTCTTcgccgaggaggacgaggaggacgagtacgctgCGGCTGGGGAGGGCGGCGTCCTCGCTGGCCAGCGGGTGTTCGTGCTCAAACCCGACCCGCACAACCCTAGCCCTGCCGGCGGGGACGGGGAGAACGGGTCGGCGTCCGGGgaagaggccgccgccgccgccgccgcggcgctCGCGACCGTCTCGTCCTTCCAAGCGGCGTACCTGCACCTGCAGGCGGCGCACACGCCGTTCCTGCCGGATGCGGCGGCCGCCGCCGACGCCCTCGCGGTCTCGCACCTCCGGCGCCTGTCCGAGCTGAAGCGGCTGGCGTCGGGGGGCGCGCCGGCGGACGACGGGTCCCTTGCGCTCACCGCCCACCTCGAGGACCAGGTCCGCGAGAACCAGGCGCTGCTGCGGTCCTTTGACGCCGTGGTGAACCGCCTCCAGGCCGCGCTCGACGCCAAGGACGCCGCGGCCGCCTCGCTGCGCTGGGAGCACGCCGCGCTGGCCGACGGCAACGCGCGCCTCGCCGGCCGCCTCGACCGCGCCCTCGCGCCGCAGCCGGGCGCCGGCGGCGGGGACGCCCTGGGCGCCATGCTCTCCGCGAGCGTCTTCGACTCCGTCCTGCGCGACGCGCTCCGCGTCGCGCACCGCTTCACCCGCGCGCTCGCCGACCTCCTCCGGTGCGCCGGATGGGACCTGGCCGACGCCGCGGCGGCCGCCTACCCTGGGGTTGCCTACTCCAAGCAAGGCCACTGCCGCTACGCGCTCCTCTCCCGCGTCTGCCTGTCCATGTTCGACGGATTCGACTCCTACCAATTCGGCGGCACAAGCGATGCTTCAGCCGTTGAAGGAATTGAGCTCGCGATCCGTAGGAATGAATCGTTGCAGCAATTCATCGAGCACTCTGATGCAGACCCCATGGAGCTCATGAGCTCAAGCCCAGACTGCCAGTTCGCCCAATTCTGTGATCGGAAGTACAAGCAGCTCATCCATCCAGGCTTGGAGTCCTCCTTGTTTGGGAATTCAGACTGCGGGGCGTTGCCGGTGATGGCTACTGTTGGTCCACTCTATGAGATGTTCATCACAATGGCAAGCTCAATATGGACACTCCACAGACTGGCATGGGCGTATGACCCTGCGGTCGGCATATTCCAGGTGAGCCGGGGCGCGGAGTACTCGTCGGTGTACATGGAGAGCATCGTGCGGCCGAAGGCGTTTTCGGCGAGCAAAGAGGTCGGGAAGACGGTGCGGCCCAAGGTTGGGTTCACGGTGGTGCCCGGCTTCCGGCTCGGCGGGACGGTGATCCAATGTAGGGTGTACCTTGAGTCCTAG